The following proteins come from a genomic window of Coffea arabica cultivar ET-39 chromosome 11c, Coffea Arabica ET-39 HiFi, whole genome shotgun sequence:
- the LOC140016431 gene encoding uncharacterized protein: MDMIRMKVGMDFSIANLWGSIWVLYKSFIDCQTIEEKRGGLPFRHIQGIELSQFMSLAEVGDARFSGSRYIWCNNRQGILRVWKRLDRLLLNSADMLMENNILVQHLGRDPSDHAPLLISASTRLDDKPRSFRFLNIWTTKPGFIDVIKESWSISSPSSPLQTAEQRVLEAEIDHDNHPSERSLVAVQEARARLKHTLVIEEEFWRQKARVTDESSIYNEAVSFFQELFTNEREQSSNNMLDIIPKLITEQDNEMLIEVPSMQEVKEVISKILSCRLAKVLPHIISPQQSDFVQGRQMADNFLLAQELLNDIKKPNRGGNVMLKLDMMKAYDRVSWLFLIQVLRRFGFSEIWIDMIWRLISNVWFSVIVNGLPHGFFKSSRAVRQDDPISPALFVISAEVLSRSLNALAEHRKFRPFKVPKGCSMVTHLDYADDVIILTSGLKASITLVKEEVD, encoded by the exons ATGGATATGATTCGGATGAAGGTGGGGATGGATTTTTCTATTGCAAACCTGTGGGGTAGCATTTGGGTGCTTTATAAATCTTTCATTGATTGCCAAACGATAG AGGAAAAAAGGGGTGGCCTACCTTTTAGACATATTCAAGGAATAGAATTATCACAGTTTATGTCATTGGCGGAAGTTGGGGATGCTAGGTTCTCTGGGTCTAGGTACATATGGTGTAACAATCGGCAGGGTATTTTAAGAGTTTGGAAGCGGCTAGACAGGCTTTTGCTCAACTCAGCTGATATGCTTATGGAGAATAATATTTTAGTGCAGCACTTGGGGAGAGACCCTTCTGATCATGCTCCTCTTTTGATATCGGCATCAACGAGATTAGATGACAAGCCACGGTCATTCAGATTCCTAAATATTTGGACCACAAAACCAGGTTTTATAGATGTGATTAAGGAGAGTTGGTCTATTTCCTCCCCTAGTTCCCCCCTTCAG ACAGCAGAACAGAGGGTGCTGGAAGCTGAAATAGATCATGATAACCATCCgtcagaaaggtcgttggtggCTGTACAAGAGGCACGTGCAAGATTGAAGCATACTCTGGTGATTGAGGAAGAATTCTGGAGGCAGAAGGCTCGT GTGACTGATGAGTCAAGTATTTATAATGAGGCTGTCTCGTTCTTCCAAGAATTGTTTACAAATGAGAGAGAACAGTCCTCAAATAACATGCTAGACATTATTCCAAAGTTGATCACTGAGCAGGATAATGAGATGTTGATTGAGGTTCCATCCATGCAGGAAGTAAAGGAA GTCATCTCCAAGATTTTATCTTGCCGGTTGGCAAAGGTTCTTCCTCACATTATCTCACCGCAGCAGAGTGATTTTGTGCAAGGCAGACAAATGGCGGATAATTTTCTATTAGCACAAGAATTGTTGAATGATATTAAAAAACCTAATAGGGGAGGGAATGTGATGCTCAAGTTGGATATGATGAAGGCATATGATAGAGTGTCTTGGTTGTTTTTGATACAAGTGCTTCGTCGATTTGGGTTTAGTGAAATTTGGATCGATATGATATGGAGACTGATATCAAATGTTTGGTTTTCTGTCATTGTCAATGGCTTGCCCCACGGTTTCTTTAAGTCCTCACGGGCTGTGAGACAAGATGACCCAATTTCGCCAGCCTTGTTCGTTATTAGTGCAGAGGTCTTGTCCCGTTCACTCAATGCACTGGCGGAGCATCGAAAATTCAGACCATTCAAAGTCCCTAAAGGCTGTTCTATGGTCACACATTTGGACTATGCAGATGACGTAATCATTTTAACTAGCGGCCTTAAAGCTTCAATAACATTGGTCAAAGAAGAAGTCGATTGA